A part of Macrobrachium nipponense isolate FS-2020 chromosome 26, ASM1510439v2, whole genome shotgun sequence genomic DNA contains:
- the LOC135200220 gene encoding rhodopsin-like — translation MSWKNQPVEFSLPSTNPYGNFTVVDMAPKEILHMVDPHWYQYPPLNPLWYGLVGMWVGIMGCLSIAGNFVVIWVFMNTKPLRTPANLLVVNLAVSDFLMMFCMFPPMMITCYWQSWTLGAFFCEVYGFLGSLYGCVSIWSMVWITLDRYNVIVKGVSGTPLTNSGSLMRIGGTWVASIAWCLPPFFGWNRYVPEGNLTACGTDYLTEDAFSHAYLYIYSVWVYLLPLFLNIYLYSFIIKAVANHEKQMREQAKKMGVKSLRSEESQKTSAECRLAKVALMTVSLWFVAWTPYFIINWSGMLKKDLVSPVYTIWGSVFAKANAVYNPIVYAISHPKYRAALEKKLPCLACNTERNDTVSETASAATTNEKAPETSEST, via the coding sequence ATGTCGTGGAAAAACCAACCAGTAGAATTTTCCCTCCCTTCAACCAACCCCTATGGGAATTTCACGGTTGTCGATATGGCACCAAAGGAGATCCTCCACATGGTGGATCCTCACTGGTACCAGTATCCTCCTCTGAATCCACTGTGGTATGGTTTGGTAGGAATGTGGGTTGGAATCATGGGGTGTCTTTCCATTGCTGGTAACTTTGTTGTCATCTGGGTATTCATGAATACCAAGCCACTTCGTACTCCAGCTAACTTGCTTGTTGTCAACTTAGCTGTCTCTGATTTCCTGATGATGTTCTGTATGTTCCCACCCATGATGATTACCTGCTATTGGCAATCATGGACTCTTGGTGCATTCTTCTGTGAAGTCTATGGGTTCCTGGGATCTCTGTACGGCTGTGTCTCAATCTGGTCCATGGTTTGGATCACTCTCGATCGATACAATGTTATTGTTAAGGGTGTGTCTGGAACCCCTCTGACCAACAGTGGATCCCTTATGAGAATTGGTGGCACTTGGGTAGCTTCCATTGCCTGGTGTCTTCCTCCATTCTTTGGGTGGAACCGCTATGTACCAGAGGGCAACCTGACTGCTTGTGGTACTGACTATCTTACTGAAGATGCATTCTCTCATGCTTACCTGTACATCTACTCTGTTTGGGTAtatctgttgcctcttttcctcAACATCTACCTGTACTCCTTTATCATCAAGGCTGTCGCCAACCATGAGAAACAGATGCGAGAACAGGCCAAGAAGATGGGTGTCAAGTCTCTCAGGAGTGAAGAGAGCCAGAAGACCTCTGCTGAGTGCCGTCTGGCCAAGGTTGCTCTCATGACTGTGTCCCTGTGGTTCGTTGCATGGACACCCTATTTCATCATCAACTGGAGCGGAATGCTCAAGAAAGATTTGGTCTCTCCTGTATACACCATCTGGGGTTCTGTATTCGCTAAGGCTAACGCTGTCTACAATCCTATTGTGTATGCCATCAGTCATCCCAAATACCGTGCAGCTCTTGAGAAGAAGCTTCCATGCCTTGCATGTAATACTGAGAGAAATGATACCGTCAGTGAAACTGCTTCTGCTGCTACCACCAATGAAAAGGCACCAGAAACTTCAGAGAGTACTTAA